In Sebastes fasciatus isolate fSebFas1 chromosome 15, fSebFas1.pri, whole genome shotgun sequence, a genomic segment contains:
- the mrps26 gene encoding small ribosomal subunit protein mS26 produces MFQVLGGRSVQAARLLLASSSSRRAVLLESVRGRKSRTDPVAKSKEGRIKVPPPVDPVEMVVMKERYTEYQMIMRALRLEFKEEVLRIKYEEETGSLAEERARQEAEEHRALMAFNDHENLRLLKLRVLRVQKEKEEAEHQRVEAAIQREQEQQEFIKEKEKEILKLQEDAKNFITLENLDQRIEEALDNPKNYNFAIDKEGRVVKRTMLQ; encoded by the exons ATGTTCCAGGTCCTCGGCGGGAGGAGCGTCCAGGCGGCCCGGCTGCTCCtcgcctccagcagcagcaggagagccGTTCTCCTGGAGTCTGTCCGCGGCAGAAAGTCCCGCACCGACCCGGTGGCCAAGTCCAAAGAGGGACGGATCAAAGTGCCTCCTCCGGTGGACCCGGTGGAGATGGTCGTCATGAAGGAGAGATACACCGAGTACCAGATGATCATGAGGGCGCTGCG TCTGGAGTTTAAGGAGGAGGTGCTTCGGATAAAGTACGAGGAGGAGACGGGCTCCCTGGCGGAGGAGAGGGCGAGGCAGGAGGCGGAGGAGCATCGCGCCCTCATGGCCTTCAACGACCACGAGAACCTCCGCTTACTCAAACTCAG GGTGTTGAGGGTCCagaaggaaaaggaggaagCTGAGCACCAGCGGGTAGAAGCTGCCATTCAGCGAGAACAAGAGCAGCAAGAATTTATCaaggaaaaagagaaggagatTTTGAAGCTGCAG GAGGATGCAAAGAACTTCATCACTTTAGAGAACTTGGATCAGCGTATAGAAGAAGCTCTGGACAATCCAAAGAATTACAACTTTGCCATCGACAAAGAAGGGAGGGTTGTTAAACGGACAATGCTGCAGTGA